The Anastrepha ludens isolate Willacy chromosome 2, idAnaLude1.1, whole genome shotgun sequence genome contains a region encoding:
- the LOC128855583 gene encoding uncharacterized protein LOC128855583, whose protein sequence is MKICDLHNNRATAICAEGRASVMDSFLQPQLRSQFADEVKQKQAITDQLINKILYSKRLLVDHVEALEQCLRHVKQAPDQTDSNSAGTAAITGENVRYMKSNGEIFTARNTCILLGTTLLEHFVTPKALRLTLVPSLLLTAGFSAIYMVKNIFIFRNKIVESELNSLIRTIDEFGNCIRRNMTYFNEILIMKQQELIESRQIERAWDCITSAKEVTEILYDATRKLEAQYPLPARFSQYYSPMEELRECEYFKNNVTDYSPKHIKDFHNIFAYVQSQFLLRLAFTLSTKPSISELNAELVKVDCLIQQLVQEEENHFKNLAIELNKNKQLELEALNATKVMQNRSSPVAVLQDSSLKLSACMVAVAGECQALDITLQRLTEAEAEQKDNAKQLLQVANNMRSIESALSVCFDDFQRLMLVYNKFLNSKLSNQENSTAIVDGEKTDAASDEYPESFLRVEISPNPNDADKRDDFYAYMYDEQQAQAEKEQQQADTKAQRDCDMEILNFEKRITKGKFRPVLKQLKDRIDPIRHEMLEKERQVLAAKGINVDDFFGKKDNTTDLLEADKKAEKINNTNMEQNDDSDSEGSADLEFQRSNKKLKERDNFAEMRNFLAQKQAINIFNLDDTAPRTTMGDEEVLESEC, encoded by the exons ATGAAGATTTGTGATTTGCATAACAATAGAGCCACAGCAATATGTGCTGAAGGCAGAGCCTCAGTAATGGACTCATTTTTGCAACCGCAATTAAGAAGCCAATTCGCCGATGAAGTGAAACAAAAGCAG GCCATTACAGATCAGCTAATTAACAAAATTCTCTACTCCAAGCGTTTGCTTGTCGACCATGTAGAAGCTTTGGAACAGTGTTTGCGGCATGTAAAGCAGGCTCCAGACCAAACGGACTCAAACAGCGCTGGCACTGCTGCCATAACCGGTGAAAATGTCAGATACATGAAGTCAAATGGGGAAATATTTACTGCGCGCAATACCTGCATATTGTTAGGTACCACCCTACTGGAACATTTCGTTACGCCAAAAGCGTTACGATTAACATTGGTGCCGTCATTGCTGCTGACGGCAGGATTTAGTGCTATTTACAtggttaaaaatatatttatttttcgtaaTAAGATTGTCGAGAGTGAGTTGAACAGCTTGATACGCACAATTGACGAATTCGGGAACTGCATACGCCGCAATATGacttatttcaatgaaattctaATTATGAAGCAACAGGAGTTGATCGA ATCTCGTCAAATAGAGCGCGCCTGGGACTGCATCACATCCGCAAAGGAAGTCACAGAGATATTGTACGATGCAACACGCAAATTGGAAGCACAGTATCCCTTGCCTGCGCGCTTCTCACAGTATTACTCACCCATGGAAGAGTTGCGTGAGtgtgaatatttcaaaaacaacgTCACCGACTATAGTCCAAAGCACATCAAA GATTTCCAcaacatatttgcatatgtgcAATCACAATTCTTGCTACGCCTTGCCTTTACGCTCTCAACAAAGCCTTCGATTAGCGAGCTAAACGCTGAGCTGGTTAAAGTCGATTGTCTTATTCAGCAACTAGTGCAGGAAGAAGAgaatcacttcaaaaatttggcTATTGAACTGAACAAAAATAAGCAGCTAGAATTAGAAGCATTAAATGCAACTAAGGTGATGCAAAATCGCAGCAGTCCCGTCGCGGTGCTGCAAGACTCTTCGCTCAAACTAAGCGCTTGTATGGTAGCTGTTGCTGGCGAATGCCAAGCGCTGGATATAACATTGCAGCGGCTCACTGAAgctgaagcagaacaaaaagaCAATGCCAAGCAGCTACTTCAAGTAGCGAATAATATGCGCAGCATCGAAAGCGCTTTATCCGTGTGCTTTGACGACTTCCAACGACTTATGTTGGtctacaataaatttttgaatagcaAATTAAGTAATCAAGAAAACTCAACTGCGATTGTAGACGGTGAAAAAACGGATGCGGCCAGTGATGAGTATCCTGAAAGCTTTTTGCGCGTCGAAATTTCACCAAATCCTAATGATGCAGACAAGCGTGATGACTTTTATGCGTATATGTACGACGAACAACAGGCGCAGGCTGAGAAAGAGCAACAGCAAGCTGATACAAAAGCACAGAGGGACTGCGACATGGAGATTCTCAACTTTGAAAAACGCATAACCAAAGGAAAATTTCGTCCGGTCTTAAAACAATTGAAGGATCGTATTGATCCAATACGGCATGAAATGCTAGAGAAAGAACGTCAAGTACTAGCCGCCAAAGGTATTAACGTTGATGACTTCTTTGGCAAAAAAGATAATACAACGGATTTATTAGAGGCAGATAAGAAGgcggaaaaaataaacaacactaATATGGAACAAAATGATGATAGCGATAGCGAGGGATCAGCTGATTTAGAATTTCAACGCagcaataagaaattaaaagagCGTGATAACTTTGCTGAAATGCGCAATT